The genomic DNA TTCGTGGGCTACCCGTCGCTGTGGCCCGTTTCCCCGGGTGGTGGCCATGACCCGGCAGGTCCCTCCTCACCCGCCCGGCCCCGGTCCCACGCGACCGCGAGGGAGTAAACGTCCGTGCGGGGAGCCCGCGCCCGACGGGACGAATCCACGTCTGGGATTGAAAGGCGTCCAGCCCGCCCGGGTGGGAATGCCGCCGCCGGAAAGCCAGGGGGGAGGTTCAGCGAGGACCCGGTCCCCGGCCCATCTGGAAGTTCTTCCGCCGGAAGAGCTGGCGAGTGGGGGCTCGTCCGCCCGCCCGCCGCCCGCCCGTTCACCAGTCGGCGAGAGGACCTACCTTGGTGAGACTCCATTTATTGAGCGCCCAGGCGCGAGGACATCACCATGACCAAGACCTTCCGCATCGAGCCCTCCACCGTGTCCGGCCCCAGCCACTCCACCCGGCAGGAGGAGGAAGCGCACCAGGACAAGCAGTTGCCGCTCAAGAGCGAGGCGACGCGCGGCGAGGTGCGCTACGGCCATGCCCACGCGCAGACCGAGGAGCGCTACCAGCAGCGCCGCGCCGAATACGACATGAAGAAGCACATGCGGGCCGAGGAGGCACCCGCCCAGCAGGAGCAGGAGTCGGCCCAGGAGCCCGCCCAGGAGGCGGCGCCCCAGACTGGCGCCGAGGTCTCCGCCCCCGAGCGCGTGAAGGAGCTGGCGCGCGACGCCGTGCGCAGCGTGTTGGGCGCGGCGAAGGAGGCCGCCCAGGGCCATCCGATCGCGGGCGCCCGCAAGCTCGCGGGCGACGCGGTGTCCGGAGCCCTCAAGGTGGCGAAGGAGGTGACCAATCGGTCAGGCGGCAAGCATTGAGCCCGGGCGCCCCGGGTCTCGTCCCCCGCCCGACTCGTGAACAGCTTGAGTGAATATGTCTGGAGGAAGCCCACATGAACCAACTGCTCACGGTGTTGGTGACCGGCGCCACCGGTCAACAGGGAGGGGCGGTGACGCGTCTCCTTCTCAAGCGGGGCCATCACGTGCTCGCGCTCACCCGCGACTCCCTATCCGTGGAGGCCCGGGAGTTGCGGAAGCTGGGCGCGGAGCTGGTACAGGGGGACTTCGATGACCCCGACAGCCTGGAGCGGGCCATGTCCGGGGTGGACACGGTGTTCGCCATGGCCACGCCCATGGGCGAGGAGGGCCTGGAGGGAGAGGTCCGCCACGGCCGCCACCTGGTGGACGCGGCGAAGTTCTCCCGCGTGCGCCACTTCGTCTACTCGTCGGTGGCGGGCGCGGAGCAGGCCACGGGCGTGCCGCACTTCGAGACGAAACACGTGGTGGAGCAACACCTGCGCGCGGGCGCCCTGCCCTACACCATCCTGGCTCCCGTCTTCTTCATGGAGAACTTCCTCGGTCCGCTCTTCGCCCAGCGGATGCACGAGGGCGTGTTGGCCCTGCCGCTGCCCCCCCACCGGGGACTGCAGATGGTGGCCCTGGCGGACCTGGCCGCCATGTGCGTCCGGGTGATGGAGAGCGACGAGGAGTTCATCGGCCGGCGCATCGAGGTCGCCTCGGACGAGGTGACGGGCGAGCAGGCCGCGGCGCTCATCTCCTACGTGGGCGAGCACAAGATCCGCTACGAGCAGGTGCCCCTGGAGGCGGTGCGCTCGCGCAGCGAGGACCTCGCCCGCATGTATGACTGGCTCGCGCGCGAGGGCTATCACGTCCCCATTCCCCTGCTCAGGCAGGATTACCCCGAGGTGGGCTGGCACACCTTCGAGGATTGGGCGCGCACCCAGGACTGGCGCGCGCTGCTGGGCACCACGTGGCGAGGCACCGTCGCGGCCGAGCCCTCGCTCACCTGACCCTGCCCGCCCAGTGGGCGGGCGGACATTCTGGAGGGGCCCCGCATCCGCTCCGAACCCCTCCTACTTTTCACCGTAGGAGGAAACTCTCTCATGCGTACGCGCGCTTTCCGGCCATTGCTCGCGGCGATCCTGTCCGCGGGTTGTGCGACCACCCCCACGCTGCAACCGCTCGCCACCTCGCCCACCACGCCCAAGGGCGCGCCCCTCGCGCAAGAGCAGGGCGTGCTGCTGGTGGCCCGGGGCGACTCCTGGCGCGGCAACCCCTCCGATCTCGAGCGCGTCCTGACGCCGGTGGAGGTGCGCCTGGAGAACCACGGCGAGCGGCCCCTGCGCATCGACACGGCGGACTTCGCGCTGGTGGGCGCCTCGCGCTTCGAATACGCCGCGCTCAAGAGCGAGCAGCTCAGTGATGCCAGCCTCACGGGCGTGGGCGGCTCGGGCGCGGACGGGCAGGACGTCAACGGCGAGGAGGCCGTGGGCGTCGCGCCGGGCTTCGCCTGGGGCCCGGGCTTCTACGGCATGGGTTGGTACAACCCGCTGTATGACCCGTTCTACGGGCCCTACGCCTACTGGTACCGGCCGCCTCCGCAGCCGCTGCCCACGCGCGACATGCTCCGCGAGGCCCTGCCCCAGGGCACGCTGACGCCGGGAGGCACGACGACGGGCTTCCTCTATTTCCAGAGCGTGGGCGATCGCGAGAGCCAGGTCACCCTGCGGGCGCGGCTCGTGGACGCGCGCACCGGCGAGCAGTTCGGCACGCTCGACATTCCCTTCCACGTGCGCTCCTGAGCCGGCTCCCGGAAGGGGCGCCCCCCGCGCCCCCGCCACGGCTAGTGCAGCAGCGCGGGGCGCTCCATGAACAGCGGCGGGTGGGGCAGCAGCGAGTCCTCGCCAATGCGGCCCACCTTGCGGCGGATGGCCTCTCCCTTGAGGGGCAGGCCGAAGAAGGGTCCCATCAGACAGAAGTCCAGGGTCCCCCCCACGAGCGGCACCAGACCCACCAGCGCGATCAACCGGCCCGCCCCGGAGCCCCGGGCGAGCCCTCCCACCACCAGCGAGGCACCGGCCAGTATCCGCGTCCAGCGCCCCGTCCTCGAAGCCATCCATCCCATCAGCATTCACACACCTCCCA from Melittangium boletus DSM 14713 includes the following:
- a CDS encoding YgaP-like transmembrane domain, which produces MASRTGRWTRILAGASLVVGGLARGSGAGRLIALVGLVPLVGGTLDFCLMGPFFGLPLKGEAIRRKVGRIGEDSLLPHPPLFMERPALLH
- a CDS encoding NmrA/HSCARG family protein, producing the protein MNQLLTVLVTGATGQQGGAVTRLLLKRGHHVLALTRDSLSVEARELRKLGAELVQGDFDDPDSLERAMSGVDTVFAMATPMGEEGLEGEVRHGRHLVDAAKFSRVRHFVYSSVAGAEQATGVPHFETKHVVEQHLRAGALPYTILAPVFFMENFLGPLFAQRMHEGVLALPLPPHRGLQMVALADLAAMCVRVMESDEEFIGRRIEVASDEVTGEQAAALISYVGEHKIRYEQVPLEAVRSRSEDLARMYDWLAREGYHVPIPLLRQDYPEVGWHTFEDWARTQDWRALLGTTWRGTVAAEPSLT